GATGATGGTTTAAAAGCATTATTAAAACATGAATTAGGAATTAAAGAAAATAAAGAAGATAGAAAAAGCAAAAAGAAAAGTGAAAGCGAACCTCCTCACGTTACATACATCAAAGAAAAAGAAATTTGTGATTATGAACCAAGTTCAGATGCAGGTCACTTTAGATGGTACCCAAAAGGTAAATTAATCAGAGATTTATTATCAGACTATGTTTACGACTTAGTTGTTAAATACGGAGCTATGCCTGTTGAAACTCCTGTAATGTATGATTTAGGAAACAAAGCAATTAAAGAACATGCTGATAAATTTGGAGAAAGACAATATAGATTCAGACAAAGCAATAAAGACTTAATGTTAAGATTTGCTGCTTGCTTTGGTCAATTTATGATGAAAAAAGATATGTACTTATTACCTAAGCACTTACCTTTAAAATTGTACGAATTATCAACCTACAGCTTCAGATACGAACAAAGAGGAGAATTAGTAGGTTTAAAAAGATTGAGAGCATTCACAATGCCTGATATGCACACTGTTTGTATAGACATGGAACAAGCAAAACAAGCATTTGAAGAACAGTTCTGGATGGGCTTAAAAACTGGTGATGACTTAAAAACACCTTACTCAATCATATTTAGATTTACAAAAGACTTCTACGATGAACACAAAGATTGGTTATACAACATAATCACAGAATATAGAGCTAAATACGAAAAAGATGTAATTTTAGAAATTTTACCTGCAAGAAAACACTACTGGATTGGTAAAGTTGATATGGCTGTTGTAGATAGCTTTGGAAGACCTATTGAAAACCCTACAGTTCAAATCGATGTAGAAAGTGCAAAAAGATTTGACATTACTGTAAATGATGGCGATAAAAAAATAAACCCTATTATATTACACTGTTCACCTACAGGTAGTGTTGAGAGAGTATTATGTGGTTTATTAGAAGGAGCTTACTTAAACACTCTCGAAGACGTGCCTCCAATGTTACCTACTTGGTTAGCACCTATTCAAGTTAGAGTTATACCAGTTTCCGATAAACATCAAGAATATGCGCTTTCAGTTGCTGAAACATTAAGAGCTAATGGAATAAGGGCTGATTACGACGATAGAGAAGAAAGTATCGGTAAAAAAATCAGAAATGCGGGTAAAGACTGGTCTATGTACGTTGTAGTTATTGGTGACGAGGAAATGGAAAAAGGTAACTTAAATGTAACCGTTAGAGCTAAATCTTCAACCAAAAAACCAGTTAAAGAAGTAATGACCTTAGATGAGTTAATAACGAATATAAAATCAGAAACTGAAGATTGTCCGGTTAGGCCATTGCCATTACCTATCAAATGCTCAGTACAACCAATATTTAGATAAGAACTTAAAAATAAAAATAAAAATAATTTAATAAAATACTAAAATACTTTTTTTTCATTTTTGAGATGTTTAAAATTTAAAATAAATAATTTATTAAAAAAGATATAATTTATATTATATTATTTTATGTTATAATTCTATAGTTAAGTTAATTATGCTTTTTCGTTCCTACTTAATGCGATTATCCCATTTGCAACGGAAACAGCTACTGGAGTTCCTCCTTTTGGACCTATTGTTGAAATAGCGCTATTTTCGGAATTTCTTAATAATTCTTTAGATTCTGCAGCCTTTACAAAGCCCACCGGTGCCCCCACAACTAGAGCAGGTTTTATATTTTCTTCTTTTGTCAATCTAACAATTTCTATTAATGCTGTTGGTGCATTTCCGATTACTACAACTCCACCGTCAATTTTGTCTTTTAATAATCTCATTGCAGCTTCTGCTCTTGTTATTTGTTCTTTTTTTGCCAATTCGATTGTTTCTTCACTTTTTATATTGTTATAGATATTTTCATACCGAATTCCTGCTTCAACCATTGAAATATCTACGATTATAGGTTTTCCATTCTTTATTGCTTCGACACCGTTTTTTACTGCGTCATCTGTAAAATCCATTAATTTTGCATATTCGGGGTCAGCAGTTGCGTGAACAACTCTTTCAATTATACCCATTTGTTCTTCAGTGTAATCCTCGTATTTTGTTCCTAAAACATCTTTTATCTTTGATTTTACTATTTCTCTTGATTTTTCGGCAATATCTAATCCATTTTTGGTAATGGCTCCCATAAACATTATTTCACCAGCTGTCTAAAGTTTTTAAATTTTATAAAGTTTTATAATTTAAATTTCAAGTTTATATAATGATTGTAATATATTTTCGTATTATTTATTAAAGTTATGTTTAATTATATTATTATTTAATTTATTATAGTACTATAAAATACAATATTATAAATAGATATGGAAATTAATTTTAAGTAATTTTAAGTTGATATTTAATAATATCTTTGAAAATAAAAACAAAAAAATATGATGAAAAAAGTAAAAATTCATTTTTTTTTGAATTAGATTAAATATACACATATATTTCGTTATCTAAAACTTTTATAATTTCAGATTCCTGGTCTAATTCAGTATTAATTATTTCAATATCGGCTTTTAAACAGTCTTGTATTGCTACGCTTAATATATGTTGAACATTTTCATCTTTTGAATATAGTTTAACAGGTATTTTGTGGAATTTTGATAATCTTGCAATATCTCTTAATGCAAATCTCATTTCAGTGTACAATACCACATTGGCCATAGCTTCTTCAACATTTTTCTTAAAACCAAATAATACAGGGTATTCTTGTTGCGTTATCTCATCTTTTTTAACTTCGTGTTGAACTTCGTAGTTTGATAGTAATCTGCCAATTACTGATTGAGGCAAGCCTGCAGGGATTTTTACTTCAATAATATCAAATTCGGGGTTGTTAAATTCGTTATTTTCTTTATTTTCGCTATTTTTTGCATCCATTTTTTTCACATCATTTATTGTTAGATTGTCTAAATATTACATCATTAAAGTTAATCAAAACTATGACTTACTACGATATATATTTATTTGAAATTAATTTATACCATAATGTAAAATTAACTTATAATGCCCCTAATTTAGCCAATAACGCTGAT
The window above is part of the Methanococcus voltae PS genome. Proteins encoded here:
- a CDS encoding threonine--tRNA ligase, with the protein product MKTLMIHSDYLEYEAKQKTKMAEETEKLSGKMDECLTVFIAVERDDESDPEAVVKNVVDEIKKTAENLKVENIVLYPYAHLSSNLGSPDVAKKILKDVEEILAPEYNVLRSPFGWYKAFKISCKGHPLSELSRQISAERTEDAEEKEKSKTTFYVVDKDFNLIEMDEKSVKTVKDDGLKALLKHELGIKENKEDRKSKKKSESEPPHVTYIKEKEICDYEPSSDAGHFRWYPKGKLIRDLLSDYVYDLVVKYGAMPVETPVMYDLGNKAIKEHADKFGERQYRFRQSNKDLMLRFAACFGQFMMKKDMYLLPKHLPLKLYELSTYSFRYEQRGELVGLKRLRAFTMPDMHTVCIDMEQAKQAFEEQFWMGLKTGDDLKTPYSIIFRFTKDFYDEHKDWLYNIITEYRAKYEKDVILEILPARKHYWIGKVDMAVVDSFGRPIENPTVQIDVESAKRFDITVNDGDKKINPIILHCSPTGSVERVLCGLLEGAYLNTLEDVPPMLPTWLAPIQVRVIPVSDKHQEYALSVAETLRANGIRADYDDREESIGKKIRNAGKDWSMYVVVIGDEEMEKGNLNVTVRAKSSTKKPVKEVMTLDELITNIKSETEDCPVRPLPLPIKCSVQPIFR
- a CDS encoding cobalt-precorrin-8 methylmutase yields the protein MFMGAITKNGLDIAEKSREIVKSKIKDVLGTKYEDYTEEQMGIIERVVHATADPEYAKLMDFTDDAVKNGVEAIKNGKPIIVDISMVEAGIRYENIYNNIKSEETIELAKKEQITRAEAAMRLLKDKIDGGVVVIGNAPTALIEIVRLTKEENIKPALVVGAPVGFVKAAESKELLRNSENSAISTIGPKGGTPVAVSVANGIIALSRNEKA